CATGGCGGCCTTCTGCCCCGCCTCATCGCCGTCAAAGGTATAGATGAGCTCGCCATTGAAATAGGAATCATCCAGCATGAGCCGGCGCAGCACTTGGAGGTGCTCGCCGCCAAAGGCGGTACCACAGGAAGCAACGGCAGTCTTAACACCTGCCGCATACATGGCCATGACATCCGTGTAGCCTTCCACCACTACGGCTTGGTGGTTATCGGCAATATTGCGCTTGGCAAGGTCGAGGCCGAAGAGCACCTTGGACTTGTGATAGAGCATGGTCTCAGGGGTGTTCATGTACTTGCCGAGCTTGTCGTCGTCGAAAAGCTTGCGGGCACCAAAACCAATGACGTTGCCGGAAAGGTCCTTAATCGGCCACAGCAAGCGACGATGGAAGCGGTCGATGGGACCACGCTTGCCCATCTTGGAAATGCCAGCTGCTTCCAGCTCCTCGAAGGAAAAGCCTAAGCGCAGCAGGTGCTTGGTGGCCGTATCCCACCCCTCTGGGGCATAGCCGCACTCAAAGTCATAGATAACTTCGCGGGAAAAGCCGCGATCCAGCAGGAAATCGCGGGCTGTGGCCGCTTGCGGGGTCTCCAACTGCTGGCGGTAAAACTCGTGGGCGGCCTTATTGGCAGCAATGAGGCGCTGCCGCGTGCCCGGCTTCTCATTGCGCGCGCCTGTGGAACCGCCCTGGTAGTTAATGTGATAGCCAATCTTCTGCGCTACCGCTTCCACCGCTTCTGGGAAGGAGACCTGTTCCATTTCCATCAGGAAGCTGAAGACATCGCCGCCCTTGCCCGTGGAAAAGCAGTGGTAATAGCCGCGCTGGGGGCGCACGTGAAAGGACGGAGTCTTTTCATCCTTGAAGGGACTAAGGCCCTTGAGCGAATCATGGCCGGCAGGTTTGAGCTGCACATACTCGCCCACGATTTCTTCTAAAGGCGCGCGTTCACGGATAGCTTGGATATCGCTGTCCGGAATTCTGCCTTTTGCCATGCGTACAGACTACCCCGCGCGCGGTGGGAATGTTCAAATGACTAGGGCAGGATGGTGACCTTCGCCAGGGTTCACGGTTTGGGTGCAAATTACCCTCTATTGGGGTGCATTCCAGACGGCTTTACCTACCCCCGTGACGGGGGAATTTTTGGACTTGTTGGGAGCGTCGACCGATTTCGGTATTCACCGCTACACCTGCAAGAATAAAGGTATGCCCAAGTCCCAAGCGTCTAAGAAATCGCTCCCAGTAGCCCTCGGCGGCCTTGCGCTTGCCATCGTTGCAGGCTACTTCGGCTTCGACCTCAGCGGCGATGGCGATTCCTCTGCTTCTTCACCGTCCGAGTCCGCAGGCGGCGCTAAGGCTGGCGACGCCGATACTTGCGAGATGTCTTCCCTCCCTGCCGAGGCGAACGACACCGCGAACGATATTTTGGCCGGTGGCCCCTATGACTACCCGGATAATGACAACGCCCGCTTTGGCAACTACGAGGGACGCCTGCCGCAGCAGGACAAGAATTACTACCGCGAATACACGGTAGAAACCCCGGGCAGCAAGAACCGCGGCGCCCGCCGCATCATCACTGGCGGCGGCAGCGAAACCGACCCGGACGTGTGGTACTACACCGATGACCACTATGAAAGCTTCTGTTCTATCCCAGACGCGGAGGAGTAATAATGCACCGCATCCTCATTACTGAACACATCCGCACCCGCGCGGACTTCTTCAACGCACTCGGTCGCACCCGCGGCTGCGAAGATTGTGGGCCACGCAACCTCGATGATCTCGCGGACTTCCTGCGCGAGCAGCGCACCAGCGTCATCGTTGCCTCCAATATGGATATCGAAGGCGAGGACCTAGCGGCGGTAGCTAGCGTGCTCGAGGACCAAGGTGTCGCGTTGGTGCGCTAGCGACTCGGGCCCTGGGGCTGGAGCGGAAGCTGAGGCGTTAGGTCCAAGCATATGAGGCCGAATTGAGGGATTTGAGCTCTCAATTCGGCCTTTTCGCACTCAGATCGGCCCGATGAGTCTCGACCTAACTCTAGCGCGGTGCTGGGTGAGCCAGGTTTAGCTGAGGAACCCCGAAAGCTCCGCACTCCGGCGGGCCAAGCGCTCGAGGCGGGACTCGGTCATGGAGGCAATCTGGTCGATGATGGCGCGGTCGCGGGCGGCATCAGAATCGGCTTGCTCCCACCACAGCCGGAAGGTGGCATCGAGGGAGCCGGGGGCGCCGGCGACGAGGTAATCGTAGACGCGGTAGATGCGCTCGCGCTGGCGGTCTTGGCGGGCTAGGTGGGCGGGCACGTCCATGACGTAGAGGACGGCGATGGTTTTAAGCAGCTTGACCTCGGCCTCGGCTTGCTTGGGCACAACGAGGTCGCCGTGCATGCGGCCAAGACTATTGGAGGCGATGAGCTCGGCATTGGCCTCGCTGGTGGCGCCAACAGTCGCGCCCACATAGCGGCCGACGAGCTCCGAGGTCATCTTCTTCAGGTTGGCATAGTCGCGCAAGGAGTAGTCAAAATCGCCGATGGCGTTGATGACGCTTAAGTTGCGCAGGCTATCGGCCGCCTCCAAGAGCTCATCGGCCGTGCCGCCAAAGGCCTTCGCGCCCTTTTCCGCCAACTGGGCCAGCTCCACCAAGTCCCACAGCACGTTCAGGGAAATGCGCCGGGAAATGATGCCATCTTCCACGTCATGCACGGAGTAGGCGATGTCATCGGACCAGTCCATGACCTGGGCTTCGATGCACTTGCGGTTATCGGTATGGCCCTCGCGCAGCCAGTCCAAAAGGTGCGCATCCTCGTCGTAGGCGCCGTACTTGCGGTTGGTGGTGCCATCCGGGTTGGTCTTGGTCCAGGGGTATTTGCAGGCGCCGTCGAGGGCCGCGCGGGTGAGGTTGAGGCCAAAGCTTTGGGGTCCGCCGCGGGCATCGTCCACGATGACCTTCGGCTCCAAGCGGGTGAGGATACGCAGGGTTTGGGCGTTGCCCTCGAAGCCGTTGAGGGCAACCTCGTTGAGCGCGTTCTCGCCGTTGTGGCCATAGGGCGGGTGGCCGATGTCATGGGTCAGGCCGGCCATATCGCACAGATCGGGATCGAGGCCGAGCCCGGAGCCGATGCTGCGCGCGATTTGGCCGACCTCCAGGGAGTGGGTCAGCCGGGTGCGCGGGGTATCGCCGTCGCGCGGGCCGACGACCTGTGTTTTATCCGCTAGCCGGCGCAGCGCGGCCGAGTGCAGCACGCGGGCGCGATCGCGGGCGAAGAGCCCGCGGTGCTCCTCCACGGGGTGGAAGGCTGAGCCCTTCGGCTTTTCATCGGCCAGGCGGGCGAAGTCGGCGGCGGAATAAGAATAGGTCACGGCGCCAAGTTTATTCCGCGAACAGGCCTTTTGGGTGAGCAACGTGGCCTAAGCGCGGTCGTCTTCCTGCTGAATCGTCTCATGCCGCAGCTTCTGATTGGGGCGCAGCACTTGCTCCACGCGGTAGAACCCATTGCGCAGTGCCGCGGCCCCGCGCGGCGGTAAGAGGCCGGCCACCAGCGCGTAGGCTACGCCACCAGTTTCATGGGCGAGGTAACGCCACCAAGGGGCGGAAAAGCGCGCGGCCGGGTAGTACGGCGTACCGGAGACGGTGGCTGCGATGCCCTCTTGGCGGGCGATGAGTGCGGTGCGCAGGCGGTGGAGGGGATCGGTGATGATGGTGGCGTCGGAAAGCGCGAAGGCTTCCTTGACCGCGCTGAGGGAGCTGCGGGTATCCATGCCCTCCTCCACCGCGTGCACGGTCAGGTGCGGGAAGTGCTCGCGCAGAAAGGTGCGGCCGACGCCGGCCTCGGTAAACCTATCCCCGGGCAGCTTGCCGCCCACGGTAATAACCTCCAGTCCCTCAGCTGTGGCGAGCTCACCGGCGTGGCGCAGGCGGCCGGCCAGGATGCGGGAGGGGCGGCCATCGTATTGGGCGGTTCCTAAAACAATTGCGTACTTCACTGCCCCACTACATTACCTGCCGGAGGGCTAAGCTAAGCCGGTAAAGTGGTGGGCATGAATTTGAGTGCACGTTTGGGCCGCGCGGCCATTGCCGCTTTCATTTTGGGCTGCACCTCCCTCGGTGCGGGGTCTGCCTTCGCCGCCGAGACCACCACGGTGGCGCAGGGCACCGATACGGCAGCCCTAACGGAAAAGGTTACCGATGATGCGGGTGTATTAAGCACCCAAGAGAAGGCCGAGCTCAGGGAGAAGATTGGCCAGCTGCAAAAGGACGAGCACTTGACGCTCTTTGTCTATATCACCGATGAGCTGGGCACGGATCCGGAGAGCTTTGCTGGCCAGGCGGTCAAGGACAAGGGGCCGAACTCCGCGGTCTATGCGCTATCCATCAATGACCGCAAGATGGGCGTGCAGACCGGCAAGGATTGGCCCAAGGGCCGACTCGACCAGATGTATGACGCCGCCTATGACAAGCTGGCCAGCGATGAATACGGTGCTTCGGCCGTCGCGCTTGCCGACGCCGCCCTGGGCAACTCCTCCAGCAACTCCGCCTCCGATTCCTCTGGCCTAGCGTGGCTGGGCGGTGGCGCGGCCGCCATCGTCGCCGCCGGTGGCGGAATCATGTACTACTCGCGCCGCAACACCAAGAAAAATAATGCGCAGACCTTGGAGTCCGCCCGCGAGATTGCCCCGGGCGATACCGATCAGTTGAATCGCCTGCCGCTGGAGACCTTGGACCAGCTGGCCCAGGAGGAGTTGGTTTCTACCGATGAGTCCATCCGCCGCGGCAAGGAGGAGCTTAATATCGCGCTCTCCGAGTTCGGCCCCGAGCGCGTGCGCCCCTTTACCAAGGCGATGAACCACTCCGCCTCTACTCTGCAGAAGGCCTTCCACCTGCGCCAGCGCCTAGATGATGCCGTGCCGGAGTCCCCGGCCGAGCGCCGCCAGATGCTGGTAGAAATCGTCTCCTCCTGCGGCCAGGCCGATGATGCCCTGGATGCGCAGTCCGAGGAGTTTGCCAAGATGCGCGATCTGCTCATCCATTCCGATGAGAAGCTGGATGAGCTCACCCAGCGCACCGTGGGCCTGCGCGCCCGCCTGCCGGAGGCCGAATCCACGCTGGCGGGCCTGAAGTCCAACTATGACGAGAACGTGCTCTCCTCCATTGCCGATAACCCCGAGCTTGCCGCCGCTTCGCTCGATGAGGCCGAGAAGCTGCTCGACAAGGCACGCGGGGTCCAGGCCCAGCCGGCCGGCCAGCAGGGCCCGCTGGTGGGACTTATTCGCGATATCGAGCACGCCTGCGAGATGACGGATCGCCTCATTTCCGGCGTGGAAAATGCCGAGGAGAATATCGCCACCGCCCGCGGCAACCTCGAGGCGCTTATCGCCGAGGTTGAGGGTGAAATCAACGAGGCCCGCGAGCTCGAGCGCCAAGGCAAGGCCCAGGGAACCACCGCGGATTGGAACGCGCTCGAGGATCTGCTCGGCCGCGCCGGCACCGCCGTCAACGAGGCCAAGGCCCACGGCCAACAGGATCCGCTGGGCCAGCACACCGCGCTGACCTCCATCGATACCGAGCTGGATGAGGCGCTCGACCGCGTGCGCGAGAAGACCTCCACGCACGCGCGCCAACTAGACCTCTTCCGCCAGCAGATTTCCGTAGCCGAATCCAATATCCAGGCCGCAGAAGACCTCATTTCCTCCCGCGGTCGCATCATCGGCTCGGGTGCGCGCACCGCGCTTGCCGACGCCAAACGTCTCCACGCCCAAGCTCTCCACACCGAGCGCAGCGATATCCGCGCCGCCCTCCAGTCCTCTCGCGAAGCGGCGGCCGCCGCCCAGGCGGCGCTGCAGCGCGCCAAGGATGACATCGACGAGTACCGTCGCCGCCAGCAGCGCCAGCAGATGGGCAACGCCGCCGGCAATGTCGTGACCGGTATGGTCCTCGGCCAGATGCTCAGCGGCGGCCGCGGCTTCGGCGGAGGTTTCGGAGGCGGCGGCTTCGGCGGAGGAAGCTTTGGCGGCGGAGACTTCGGCGGTGGCGGCGGAGGCGGCTTCCGCGGCGGCTCCTTCTAGCCCGCCTCGCCCCGCCCGCTGCACGGCCCAGCAGCGCGGGCGGCCGGGCTCTAGGGCTCTCGCGGGTGGCCCGGCTCGCGGCGCTGGGCTAGGTGCGGAGGGTGCGCGGGGCGGCGTCGAGAAGCGCGCAGGCGTAGCTCAAGAAGATGGCGTCGAGCTCAGGCAGATCGCCCACGCTCACGCGCAGGCCATCGCCGGCCGGCGCGGTGCTGGCAACCTCGGCGCCCGTGCCGCGAGCCACGATGCGGCGCTCGCGGCGGAAGGGGTTGCGGCGCTCGAGAAGGTACTCGCGGTCAGCGCAGGTCGCGCGCAGGCGGGTGACGGTAATCCCAGCCTGGGTGACCGAGAAATCCTCGCCCGCGGCGGTCTGCGCGCGCAGGAAGAACCGCGGGGAGGAAGAATCCAGCGAGGATTCTACTGCGAGGCGCTCGCCGGCGGCGGTGGTGAGCACGCCGTCGCGCACGGAGGCGAGCTCGTGCCCCTCGGCGTTGGTGAGCGCGCCCGCGCGCCAGGTCCACTGCGCAGTCATTAGAGGATGAATAGTGCGACGAGGGCGACGATGGACGCTAGGACCAAGGTGATGATCCAGGCCCAGGCTTTGCCCTGGGTGGTGGCATCCAAGATGACGCGGGTAAACCAGCTCAAGCCGGCAATCTCGGCGGTGGTCAGGCCCTCGGCATCGTGCTCGAATTCGAGGATGGACTTGCGCACGCCGGAATTGCGGGCGGTAAACTGCCCTACCTTTTCATCATCGACGTCATCGATGATCCAGTCGCCGCTGTTTTCGTTGATGAAGGTGAAGGTGCGGCCGTTGAGCGATGCCTCCAGGCGCTTGTCGCGGCCGAGGCGGCCGGCTAGGCGGTAAATGGAGCCGTCGGCAAGCGTGGCAGAAGCGCCAAGGTCACTGACCTCGGTGCGCCAGAAGTGGCCGTCCACCTCCGCGGAATGCTCCGAGAATACGCCCAGTTGCTCCGGGCCTTCCTCGGCCAAGAGCACGGGCTTTGCGCGGTCGGAGCGATCCCAGCTGGTGTAATGCATTACTAGCACCCAATCAGGCGAGCGGCGAGGTAAGCCTCGAGGTCATCGAGCTTCACGCGCTCCTGCTCCATGGTGTCGCGCTCGCGCACGGTCACGGCATCGTCCTCGAGGGTGTCGAAGTCGAAGGTGACGCAGAACGGGGTGCCGATCTCATCCTGACGGCGGTAGCGGCGGCCGATGGCACCGGAGACGTCAAAGTCCACGTTCCAGTGGGCGCGCAGCTTATCGGCCAGCTTGCGGGCTGGCTCGGAAAGCTCTTCCTTCTTGGATAGCGGCAGGACGGCTACCTTGATCGGTGCTAGGCGGCGGTCCAGGCGGAGGACTACGCGCTTATCGGTGCCGCCCTTCGCGTTCGGAGCCTCTTCCTCGTCGTAGGCATCCACTAGGAAGGCCATCATGGAACGGCCCAGGCCGGCGGCCGGCTCGATAACGTACGGGATCCAGCGCTCCTCGTTGGCCTGGTCGTAGTAGGACAGGTCCTCGCCCGAGCCCTTAGCGTGAACAGACAGGTCATAGTCCGTGCGGTTGGCCACGCCTTCCAGCTCGCCCCACTTGGAGCCCTTGAAGCCAAAGGCATACTCCACGTCCACGGTGCGCTTGGAGTAGTGGGAGAGCTTTTCCTTCGGGTGCTCGTACAGGCGCAGGTTTTCTTCCTTGATGCCCAGGTCCACGTACCAGTTGTAGCGGTCATCAATCCAGTACTGGTGCCACTCTTCGTCCTCGCCCGGCTTGACAAAGAACTCCATTTCCATCTGCTCGAACTCGCGGGTACGGAAGATGAAGTTGCCCGGGGTGATCTCGTTACGGAAGGACTTGCCAATGTTCGCGATGCCAAACGGCGGCTTCATGCGCGAGGAGGTCATCACGTTCTTGAAGTTGACGAAGATGCCCTGTGCGGTCTCTGGGCGCAGGTAGTGCAGGCCCTGCTCATCGTCTACCGGGCCCAGGAAGGTCTTAAGCAGGCCGGAGAAGGCCTTCGGCTCGGTCCAGTCGCCCGGCTGGCCGGTTTCTGGGTCATTGATGTCTGCCAGGCCGTTTTCTGGCTCGTGGCCGTGCTTTTCCTCGTAGGCCTCAATAAGGTCGTCGGCACGGTAGCGCTTGCCGGTGTGGCGGGATTCCACCAGCGGGTCAGAAAAGACCTCGACGTGACCGGAGGATACCCAGACCTGACGCGGCTGGATGACGGAGGTATCTACGCCCACGACGTCTGCGCGGGACTGCACCATGTGGCGCCACCACTGGCGCTTGATGTTTTCCTTGAGCTCTACACCAAGAGGGCCGTAGTCCCACGCGGAGCGGGAACCGCCGTAAATTTCACCTGCCTGGTAGACCAAGCCGCGGCGCTTACACAGGTTTACAACGGTATCGATGACGGATGCCATAAGTTTTCGGACTCCTCTGGTAGGGGACAGTCTTGACAATCTCGTTCAGTCTAACCCGAAGCGCTTCCCGGCGGTGGGATTGGGGCATGAATTTAATCTGAAATAAATACAACGTATTGCAAGTATCGGGTAATATAAGGGTAACCGACAGGTAATAGGTATTTAATTGAAGGTGACATTCCCTATGACGACCACTTACAAGGCCCCAAATACTTCTGCGGCTGCCGGCGTTATCGCTGCCCTTGATTCGCCCCTACGCATCGCAATCATCTCCCGCTTGGCCGAGCGCGATCACTTTGTCCATGAGCTGGTCAAGGCCACCGGCAAGTCCCAGCCCCTTATCAGCCAGCACCTGCGCGTGCTCAAGCAGGCAGGCATCGTGGACTCCGAGCGCAGCGGCCGCGAGGTAACCTACTCGCTCATTGCGCCGCGGGTTTTGGACCTGCTTGCCGACGCCGCCAAGATCGCCTCCTAGCCCCTCCCCTCCTGCATAAAAAGCCGCCTGACTGTGCAGTTATTGAAAAAGCACTGATAATATTGAGGGCATGGCTTTACACGACAGTATTCCCAAGCTAGGCGCGCGCAATACCAAACAGCGCACCGCAGTGGTTGAGGTACTGCGGGAAATGGAGAAATTCGCCTCCGCCAAGGAGATCTACCACGAGCTCCAGGAGCGCGAGGAAAAGGTGGGCCTGACCACCGTGTACCGCACCCTGCAGTCCCTGACCGATATCGATGCGGTGGACGCCCTCCACATGCCCAATGGCGAAACCCTGTACCGCCATTGCGATACCGACGCCCACCACCACCACTTGGTGTGCACCAAGTGCGGCCGCACCGAGGAAATCGATGGCGGCCCCATTGAAAAGTGGGCTACCTCCGTGGCCAAGGAGTACGGCTTCGAACTCACCGGCCACGATGCCGAGGTCTTTGGCATCTGCAGCGACTGCGCCGCCTCCGCATAATCGCGCTCGCGGCTCCCCTCGAAGTCGCCCCTCCCCTAACCTCAGCCTCCGACTTCCGGAGCCTGAGGTCTTTGTTTTGCGGCACACACGGGAGCATATTTCACGCCAAGACTATAGTGCTGAGATTGCAATCAACTGCACGGTTAGGTTATTAACAAAGTGCAAAATAAGGCCTGCACGCAGAGAATTGTGGAAGCGAGTTACTAACGCGCACCCCATCCCCAGGAAAGTCGCATACACAATGACCGGTGGAGCAATATGAGCGGCGCCAAACAACAGCGAACTGAGGATCACACTGGCGAACGCTGGAACACTACAATCCAAGTACCCCATGAGCAGGCGGCGAAACACAATTTCTTCTATCAGCGGCGCCAAAATTAGGTAGCACGCTAAAGAAATAATCACCATTGCGCCGCGACCGTCAGCTGAAGATGTGCTTTCCGAGGGTGAAATACCCAGCAGCGGGCCCACTATTGCCGCTGCAGCTCCCGCCATAAAAATGGCGAGAGGAACCTGCCATACCAAGTGCCAACCACGCCGACCCAAAGGAAGAAAACCGAGACCAATTCCCCGCCGCTTTAGGTAGAACACCAATGCAGTCGTCGGCACTACCACCGAAAGAGCAAGCACAACGGGCATGATCGTGCCTAGTCCACCCGTGGTTAAACCAACTTTCATCACGGCAAAAACTGTCGCCACTAAGAGGACATCCATTGCAACGACGGCCGCGATTCCGATAAGCGCATCTTTCAACCTGATGTTATCCACTGCCATGCCCCTACCCTAAAAGGCTGCCACTCATCCTTAAGAATGAATTTACTCAAAATGGTAAAGCCTCCTTTACAGTAAAGGACCCTTGACATATAGTGTGTGTCAAGCACACTTTACAAACCGTTGCTACAGGAGGTTTCCATGCAGACCACTCGCTTTGGCCGCCCCAAGTTTGGCGGCTCACAAGCCAAGCTCATTACTTTGTCCGTTGCTGCAGGCGCGGCCCTTGCGGCGGCCGCCGGTGCCATCGTGGCCGCGTTCGTACACGAAGATTCACCATGGCTAGCGTTTGCCGTGTACTCGCTGTGTCTCCTGCCTGTTGCTATCTCCGCTAGCTGGCTTTTTATGGTGGATCGGTCCACCATCCGCGGGGCGACGCCCGACCCAGAAAATTCGATCGAATTCCATTGGTATTCGCAGGCTTCCGAAAACACCCTGCACGCCATTCTCATCGCCATAGGTGCATTAGGCATAGCCTCTTCCTTCTGGGAATTCCAGGTTTCCGGCACCACGCTCACCATCATCTTAGGGACTTTTGTCGCCGGCACCTTTGGCATTAGCTACTTTGCCCACAAGCGGGCAGCGAGCTAAACCATGGACAACCGGCTAAAAGAGATTCGCGAGAGCAAAGGTCTCTCGCAGCAGGGCTTGGCTACGGAGCTTGGCGTCTCACGCCAAACGGTCATCAGTATTGAAAAAGGGCGCTACGATCCTTCGCTCCCCCTCGCATTCCAGATCGCGCGCCACTTTTCCTGCCACATCGAGGACATATTCATCCCTGAAAAATAGCCGCGCAGTGCTTTGGCGCTGCGCGCTACTTCTTCACGCCACCGAAGCGGCGGTCGCGCCGCGCATACTCCTCGATGGCGGCGAAGAGGTCCTCCGGAGTGAAGTCCGGGAAGAGTTTGTCTTGGTAAATCATCTCCGCGTAGGCGGACTGCCAGAGTAGGAAGTTTGAGGTGCGCTTCTCACCGGACGGGCGCAGGAAGAGATCCACGTCCGGCATGCTCGGGTCATAAAGATGCTGCGCGATGGTTTCTTCCTTGATATCGCGCGGATTGAGCTCGCCTGCGGCCACCTGCTTGGCGATGTCCCTAAAGCCATCCACCAGCTCTGCCCTACCGCCGTAATTCACGCACATGGCCAAGGTCATCTTGGTATTGTCCTTGGTCAGCTCCTGGGCGGCCTCGAGCTCCTTAATAACTGAGCGCCACAGGCGCGGGCGGCGACCGGCCCACACCACGCGCACGCCGCGCTCATTGAGCCATTCGCGCTGGCGGCGCAACACGTCGCGGTTAAAGCCCATAAGGAAGCGGACCTCCTCCGGGCTGCGGCGCCAATTCTCGGTGGAAAAGGCATAGGCCGAAAGGTAGGGAACGCCGGCGGCAAGGCAGGCATCGACGACGTCGAGAAGCACGGCTTCTCCGCGCCTATGCCCCTCGGTGCGCTTCATGCCTTTTTCCTGGGCCCAGCGGCCGTTGCCGTCCATGACCAACGCAATGTGGCGCGGCATGAACTCGTCCGGGATATTCGGCGGGGTCAAAGTGCGGTTCGGGTCTGGCGTAATCACAGGCTATATTCTACTGCTCCATAACCTGCAATGCGGAAACATTGCGCTCCATGTGCCACTGCAGGTGCGCCCGCGCTAGGCGATGCCCCTCCTGCTTCTGCGCATTCGTCGGATTCGTCGGGTGATTATGCGCTAAAAGCCACAGGTGATGCAGGGTTTCCGGGTCTACCTCGGCCGCGCCTGGCGGACGGCATTCGTGGCACGCCGCGCCGCCTACCGCCGGGTGAAAGGCGTGGTGCGGGCCCGGCCGGTTGCACTGGGGGCAGTTAAACAGGCTCGGCGCCCAACCTGCATGCGCCATGGCCTGCAGTAAGAAGGCATCCAGCGCCATGGTCGGGTCCGCGGTTTGCAGCTGCTCCAAGGTCGCGGTGACGGAGTCGTAGAGGTAGGGGTCTTGGGCGGCGTCGGCAAACGCAAGGCGCTCGGCCGATTCCAGCACCGCGCACGCGGCCGTGTAGCGCTCATAGTCCTCAATGAGGCGCGCGCCAAAATAGTCGACCGTATCCGCCTGGGAAATGGTAGCCAGATTCTTGCCCACATACAGCTGGACATCGAGGTTGACGAAGAGCTGCAGGCGCGAACCAAAGCGCGACTTGGCGCGGCGCACGCCTTTGGCCACCGCGCGCACGAGGCCATGATCGCGGGTAAGCAGGACTATAACGCGATCAGCCTCACCAAAGTCATAGCTGCGGATGACCACTGCGCGGTCACGATAGTTCTCGCGCATAGTGGTTTAGAACCCGAGCCTGCCCAGCGACTTCGGGTCAGACTGCCAATTCTTCAGCACCTTGATGCGCAGATCCAGGTACACATTGTGGCCGAGCAGCTCGATGATCTCCTTGCGGGCATTGCCCACAATGCGACGGAAGCGCAGGCCATCCTTGCCCTCAATAATGCGCTTCTGGCCTGGGCGCTCCAGGTACAAAATGGCGTGGATATCCAGCACGCCCTCACGGGTGCGCGACGGCAGCATCTCATCAACCTGCACCGCCACCGAGTGCGGCAGCTCCGCCTTCAAGCCAGACAGGGCGGCTTCACGAATGAGTTCCTCGATGCGCTTTTCCTGGCCCTCATCGGTGATGTGGTCATCCGGGTAGAACTTCGGGCCTTCCGGCAGGTGATCCACGATGACCTGCACCAGCTCATCCAGTTGCACACCCTCCTTGGAGGAAACCGGGATGACTACCGCATTCGGGTCATCCTGGGAGAGCAGCTCGTGCAGGGCCAGCAGCTGCGCGCCAACCTGATCTTTGCTGGCCTTATCCAGCTTGGTGACGATGCCGATGATCGGGGTCTTTGGCGCGATGCTGCGCACGTTTTCCAGGATCCAACGGTCACCCGGGCCAATCTTTTCATCGGCCGGGATG
This genomic stretch from Corynebacterium tuberculostearicum harbors:
- the dnaG gene encoding DNA primase yields the protein MAKGRIPDSDIQAIRERAPLEEIVGEYVQLKPAGHDSLKGLSPFKDEKTPSFHVRPQRGYYHCFSTGKGGDVFSFLMEMEQVSFPEAVEAVAQKIGYHINYQGGSTGARNEKPGTRQRLIAANKAAHEFYRQQLETPQAATARDFLLDRGFSREVIYDFECGYAPEGWDTATKHLLRLGFSFEELEAAGISKMGKRGPIDRFHRRLLWPIKDLSGNVIGFGARKLFDDDKLGKYMNTPETMLYHKSKVLFGLDLAKRNIADNHQAVVVEGYTDVMAMYAAGVKTAVASCGTAFGGEHLQVLRRLMLDDSYFNGELIYTFDGDEAGQKAAMRAFDGEQKFTGQSFVSVAPDGMDPCDLRLQKGDAAVRELIADRIPMFEFVIQSVISEYRIDTAEGRLQALRRAVPVVAQIRDQPLQREYARRLAGWVGWADPEEVLRQVRAEARKPKKAEKPTIRRFDNAKQQPAQQDAPVIHPPSPKETHLWPQREALKLALQMPQVAGSYFDGITADAYTNDAYRLVRQAISTAGGAAQGASMPAVEWIAAVAGEMQDLTGRNFVSELAVEAILPTDVGPEKYADSVLSRLQETVVGDQIAQLKARLGRMRPSDDEASYNSLFADLVALEQARRELNDRAFRGTPPQA
- a CDS encoding ribonuclease domain-containing protein, which translates into the protein MPKSQASKKSLPVALGGLALAIVAGYFGFDLSGDGDSSASSPSESAGGAKAGDADTCEMSSLPAEANDTANDILAGGPYDYPDNDNARFGNYEGRLPQQDKNYYREYTVETPGSKNRGARRIITGGGSETDPDVWYYTDDHYESFCSIPDAEE
- a CDS encoding barstar family protein translates to MHRILITEHIRTRADFFNALGRTRGCEDCGPRNLDDLADFLREQRTSVIVASNMDIEGEDLAAVASVLEDQGVALVR
- a CDS encoding deoxyguanosinetriphosphate triphosphohydrolase, whose amino-acid sequence is MTYSYSAADFARLADEKPKGSAFHPVEEHRGLFARDRARVLHSAALRRLADKTQVVGPRDGDTPRTRLTHSLEVGQIARSIGSGLGLDPDLCDMAGLTHDIGHPPYGHNGENALNEVALNGFEGNAQTLRILTRLEPKVIVDDARGGPQSFGLNLTRAALDGACKYPWTKTNPDGTTNRKYGAYDEDAHLLDWLREGHTDNRKCIEAQVMDWSDDIAYSVHDVEDGIISRRISLNVLWDLVELAQLAEKGAKAFGGTADELLEAADSLRNLSVINAIGDFDYSLRDYANLKKMTSELVGRYVGATVGATSEANAELIASNSLGRMHGDLVVPKQAEAEVKLLKTIAVLYVMDVPAHLARQDRQRERIYRVYDYLVAGAPGSLDATFRLWWEQADSDAARDRAIIDQIASMTESRLERLARRSAELSGFLS
- a CDS encoding YdcF family protein; this translates as MKYAIVLGTAQYDGRPSRILAGRLRHAGELATAEGLEVITVGGKLPGDRFTEAGVGRTFLREHFPHLTVHAVEEGMDTRSSLSAVKEAFALSDATIITDPLHRLRTALIARQEGIAATVSGTPYYPAARFSAPWWRYLAHETGGVAYALVAGLLPPRGAAALRNGFYRVEQVLRPNQKLRHETIQQEDDRA
- a CDS encoding TPM domain-containing protein yields the protein MNLSARLGRAAIAAFILGCTSLGAGSAFAAETTTVAQGTDTAALTEKVTDDAGVLSTQEKAELREKIGQLQKDEHLTLFVYITDELGTDPESFAGQAVKDKGPNSAVYALSINDRKMGVQTGKDWPKGRLDQMYDAAYDKLASDEYGASAVALADAALGNSSSNSASDSSGLAWLGGGAAAIVAAGGGIMYYSRRNTKKNNAQTLESAREIAPGDTDQLNRLPLETLDQLAQEELVSTDESIRRGKEELNIALSEFGPERVRPFTKAMNHSASTLQKAFHLRQRLDDAVPESPAERRQMLVEIVSSCGQADDALDAQSEEFAKMRDLLIHSDEKLDELTQRTVGLRARLPEAESTLAGLKSNYDENVLSSIADNPELAAASLDEAEKLLDKARGVQAQPAGQQGPLVGLIRDIEHACEMTDRLISGVENAEENIATARGNLEALIAEVEGEINEARELERQGKAQGTTADWNALEDLLGRAGTAVNEAKAHGQQDPLGQHTALTSIDTELDEALDRVREKTSTHARQLDLFRQQISVAESNIQAAEDLISSRGRIIGSGARTALADAKRLHAQALHTERSDIRAALQSSREAAAAAQAALQRAKDDIDEYRRRQQRQQMGNAAGNVVTGMVLGQMLSGGRGFGGGFGGGGFGGGSFGGGDFGGGGGGGFRGGSF